One Bacteroidales bacterium genomic window carries:
- a CDS encoding response regulator transcription factor, translating to MLNVLITDDHWIVRQGLRQILEESAEIGIIDEAENGTELFERIHARDYHLILLDISLPGKSGLELLKEIKIIKPEILVIIISIYPEDQYAVSAIKSGASGYITKGRAADELIPAISEVIKGGSYFSGEFIRPMASEQN from the coding sequence ATGTTAAACGTACTGATTACTGATGACCATTGGATAGTAAGGCAAGGATTAAGACAAATTCTGGAGGAATCTGCTGAAATAGGCATTATTGATGAGGCAGAAAACGGAACGGAGCTTTTTGAGAGAATCCATGCCCGCGATTATCATCTCATCCTTCTCGACATCTCATTACCAGGAAAAAGCGGTCTTGAATTGTTGAAGGAAATTAAAATAATCAAGCCTGAGATTCTGGTTATAATAATTAGTATTTACCCCGAGGATCAATATGCAGTAAGCGCTATAAAATCAGGCGCATCGGGTTATATTACCAAAGGAAGAGCAGCCGATGAACTTATTCCTGCAATCAGTGAAGTCATAAAAGGGGGCAGTTATTTTTCCGGCGAGTTTATCAGGCCAATGGCTTCTGAGCAGAACTGA
- a CDS encoding GIY-YIG nuclease family protein, with the protein MWYVYILRCSDGKLYTGCTSNLEERLERHRNGYVSFTKSRLPVTLLTFIAFTDKYKAFEFEIYLKSGSGRAFAAKRLT; encoded by the coding sequence ATGTGGTACGTTTACATTTTACGATGTTCTGATGGTAAATTATATACCGGTTGCACATCCAATCTTGAAGAGAGACTTGAAAGGCATAGAAATGGCTACGTTAGCTTTACAAAAAGCCGTTTACCAGTCACTCTTCTAACTTTCATAGCTTTTACAGATAAATACAAAGCCTTTGAATTTGAAATATACCTGAAATCAGGTTCTGGGAGGGCTTTTGCAGCAAAAAGGCTGACATAG
- a CDS encoding phosphoenolpyruvate synthase has product MAEKYHFKDTAFIGLMKRRIYHVLLIASDYDTFILEGDGRIDEQIFIEYVSLSLRYPPQFFIVNSSDQAFQTLQEENIDLIITMLSDEGEDTFDLAKKIKKEYTNIPIVVLTAFSREVSLKVSEEDLSVIDYIFSWLGNSDILLAIIKLIEDKRNAEHDINEVGVQAILLVEDSIRFYSVYLPLMYKIIFKQSKAFMTEGLNEHQMMLRMRGRPKILLATNYEEAIGFYEKYKHNLLGIISDMSYRRNGVLDKHAGIKLFEKVKRDDEFMPMLLQSSDLENQQYSKEMRIGFIHKHSKTLSLELKNFIIEFFAFGDFVFKDPETHEEFTRAADLKALQQKVFEIPDKSLAYHIYRNHFSKWLRARALFALAELFRELRPEDFNDLDEVRRFIFDAIALYRLNKSRGIIAKFNRESFDEYLNFTRIGDGSIGGKARGLAFLDNLIKQNHAFADYSDVLITIPRTVVLCTDVFDEFMEENRLHKIALSDIPDEEILNHFINARLPFRIHEDLYTFISVIKNPIAIRSSSLLEDSYYQPFAGIYSTYMVPNIQNDERLMIEMITNAIKSVYASAFFKDSKAYMSATLNVIDEEKMAIVLQEVCGEEYNGMFYPTISGVARSVNFYPIPPEKPDDGIANIAFGLGKYIVDGGLTLRFSPKYPRKVLQLSSPEMALKESQRSFYALDLQPKSFYPSIDDGVNILKNRIIEAEKHSALRFVASTFDLQSNQLRDGMFEEGKRIVTFSNILNHDIFPLAKIISEALDMGHRAMNKHVEIEFAVNLDKPKGQPKIFNLLQIRPIVENKEVVEINLEETPYEETLLFSSSAMGNGTIKGLYDVVYIKPESFNAAKNQDVAVMIGNLNEKMISEKRFYILIAPGRWGSSDPWLGIPVKWPQISNARVIVESGLENYRIDPSQGTHFFHNLTSFRVGYFTINPYIKDGYYDVEFLSKHPAVFENEYLRHVRFKKELAVKIDGRKHTGIVFKPDTEI; this is encoded by the coding sequence ATGGCAGAGAAGTATCATTTTAAGGATACTGCATTTATTGGCCTCATGAAAAGACGTATTTATCATGTTTTGCTCATTGCAAGTGATTATGACACTTTCATACTGGAAGGCGATGGCCGAATAGATGAGCAAATATTCATCGAATACGTATCGCTGAGTCTCCGTTACCCGCCACAGTTTTTTATTGTCAACTCAAGCGACCAAGCCTTTCAAACACTGCAGGAAGAAAATATTGACCTTATCATTACCATGCTCAGCGACGAAGGTGAAGACACCTTCGACCTCGCAAAAAAAATAAAAAAAGAATACACGAATATCCCTATCGTAGTTCTTACTGCATTCTCACGCGAAGTTTCCTTGAAAGTAAGCGAAGAAGACCTGAGCGTAATAGATTACATCTTTTCCTGGCTGGGCAATTCAGACATATTGCTGGCAATCATAAAACTAATTGAGGATAAACGGAATGCCGAACACGATATCAACGAAGTTGGCGTGCAGGCAATTTTGCTTGTTGAGGACTCTATCAGATTTTATTCGGTGTACCTTCCACTGATGTACAAAATCATATTTAAGCAGAGCAAGGCTTTTATGACCGAAGGTCTGAACGAACACCAGATGATGCTACGCATGCGAGGCCGGCCAAAAATATTATTGGCCACCAACTACGAGGAAGCCATTGGATTTTACGAAAAATATAAACACAACCTGCTGGGCATCATTTCCGACATGAGCTACCGGCGCAATGGTGTTCTCGATAAGCATGCCGGCATCAAACTTTTTGAGAAAGTGAAGCGCGATGATGAGTTTATGCCAATGCTGCTGCAATCCTCTGATCTTGAAAATCAGCAGTATTCCAAGGAAATGCGTATTGGATTTATTCACAAGCACTCCAAAACACTTTCGCTTGAGTTGAAAAACTTTATCATTGAGTTTTTTGCTTTTGGTGATTTCGTTTTTAAAGATCCCGAAACCCACGAAGAATTCACACGTGCAGCTGACCTGAAAGCATTGCAGCAAAAGGTTTTTGAGATCCCCGACAAGTCGCTTGCCTACCATATTTACCGCAATCATTTCTCAAAATGGCTCCGGGCGCGGGCGTTGTTTGCGCTTGCCGAGCTTTTCAGGGAACTCAGGCCCGAAGATTTCAATGACCTCGATGAAGTGCGCAGGTTTATTTTTGATGCAATAGCGCTATACCGCTTGAATAAATCGCGTGGGATCATAGCCAAATTCAACCGCGAAAGCTTTGATGAATACCTTAATTTCACTCGTATCGGCGATGGATCTATTGGTGGCAAAGCCCGCGGCCTTGCTTTTCTCGACAACCTGATCAAGCAAAATCATGCCTTCGCTGATTATTCTGATGTACTTATCACTATTCCACGAACCGTGGTGCTGTGTACGGATGTTTTTGATGAGTTCATGGAAGAAAACCGGCTGCATAAAATCGCTCTTTCCGATATTCCGGATGAAGAGATTCTGAACCATTTCATCAATGCAAGGCTGCCGTTCCGGATCCATGAAGATTTGTACACTTTTATTTCGGTAATAAAGAATCCTATTGCGATCCGCTCATCGAGTCTGCTTGAAGATTCTTACTATCAACCGTTTGCAGGTATTTACAGCACTTATATGGTTCCCAATATACAGAACGATGAAAGGCTGATGATAGAGATGATCACCAATGCAATAAAGAGTGTGTATGCTTCTGCATTTTTCAAAGACAGCAAGGCTTATATGAGCGCAACGCTGAACGTGATTGACGAAGAGAAGATGGCCATCGTTCTCCAGGAAGTTTGCGGTGAGGAATACAATGGCATGTTCTACCCGACTATTTCAGGAGTAGCACGTTCAGTTAACTTCTACCCTATTCCACCTGAAAAGCCTGATGATGGGATCGCTAATATTGCTTTTGGGCTTGGGAAATACATTGTGGATGGCGGACTTACACTTAGGTTCTCACCCAAATACCCGCGAAAAGTACTTCAACTAAGCTCGCCTGAAATGGCGCTGAAGGAAAGCCAGCGCAGCTTCTACGCCCTCGACCTGCAACCCAAAAGTTTTTACCCCAGCATTGACGATGGCGTTAACATATTGAAGAACCGGATCATAGAAGCCGAGAAGCACAGCGCGCTCCGCTTTGTTGCTTCCACCTTCGATCTGCAATCAAACCAGTTGCGCGATGGCATGTTTGAGGAAGGCAAACGCATTGTTACATTTAGCAATATTCTGAACCATGATATTTTCCCGCTTGCGAAGATTATCAGCGAAGCACTGGATATGGGGCACCGCGCCATGAACAAGCACGTAGAAATTGAGTTTGCCGTGAACCTTGACAAACCCAAAGGGCAGCCAAAGATTTTTAACCTATTGCAAATCCGCCCTATAGTAGAAAACAAGGAAGTTGTAGAAATCAATCTGGAAGAAACACCTTACGAGGAAACCTTGCTATTTTCAAGTAGCGCAATGGGAAACGGAACCATTAAAGGACTTTATGATGTGGTGTACATAAAACCAGAATCGTTCAATGCTGCAAAAAACCAGGATGTTGCCGTGATGATCGGGAATCTGAACGAAAAGATGATCAGCGAAAAACGCTTTTACATCCTGATAGCACCCGGCCGCTGGGGTTCAAGCGATCCCTGGCTTGGCATCCCCGTAAAATGGCCACAGATTTCAAATGCCCGTGTAATCGTAGAATCCGGGCTTGAAAATTATCGTATTGACCCTAGCCAGGGCACACATTTTTTCCATAATCTCACCTCCTTCCGTGTGGGTTATTTTACAATTAACCCTTACATCAAAGATGGTTATTACGATGTGGAATTCCTTTCCAAACATCCGGCTGTTTTTGAAAACGAGTATTTACGTCATGTAAGGTTCAAAAAAGAGTTGGCGGTAAAGATTGATGGAAGAAAACACACTGGCATTGTGTTCAAACCCGACACAGAAATCTAG